DNA from Candidatus Poribacteria bacterium:
ATGCCGAGGATGACGGTGCCGAGTTTCTCTTTCGCTTTTTCAGGCGGTGCCCAATAGGTATAGAGCACCTTATCTACAATATCGTGTTTTTCCAAAGAATACCCGATCGCTGTCAACCCATATTCTGCTTGCGTCGATTGGATGATAGATTCAACAAATGGCAGCGGAATCCGTCCTTTGGAGATAAAACGGAACGCCTGTTTCTCTACTGGATAATAGATTTCTAACGTCTTCCCCTGCACGACCATTATCTGCTTGAGCGGCCGGGTGACTTCAACAACAACCCGCGCCGCCTTTACATCATAGTGGAGTATGCCTGCAATGTGCTCTGTTTTGTTGTTCTCGGTTAACTCACGCGTAAAATCTAAGGAGAGCACCTTTAACGGAGCGGCATAAAGCACGTTGGTAAGAGGAAATACAAGTGGAAGTACAACAAAAAATAAAAAGTTTTTACGCATCCGTTTTTTTGTTTTGGACAAACCGTAGATTGTTCAAATAAGTTCTAACCTGTTCTGTAATCGGTACCTTGTAGATTTTTAACATTGCAGTCTGCGTCGGATCCATGAAGCAACTCCCCTTTTTCAGTAATCTCACGAAGAAACCAATCGTTATACGAGACCCGATACGCAATCTCTTCCGGCGAACGCACTAACAGGTCCATACCGAATGAGTATGAAATACGTTGTCGGATCTCTATAGCTTTGTTGAGAAACTCCGACTTCGGAATATCCATCACAACAAGCAGATCTACATCTGAATCCTCTGTCGGGGTGCCATACGCATAAGAACCAAAGAGGATAACTTGTAGTGGCGCGAATTCGCGCACGATATCATCACATGTAGCCTGGATTTCCTGTCGGGTAACCATACGAACCGTCCTTTTAATTGAAGTATAACATACTTCATAGCGATTATCAAATTCTGTTCTTGAATCAAGGCTATTTATGGTAGCACATGATTGGCGAGGTGTTTTTGATAGGGTGTTTCCCAAGGAAACCTCGCCAGCAGGCAGAAAGGACTTACCATAGGAACTCTCTGGATACCTTCAATGAAAATTCAACCCGATGCTAAAATCTCTATGGAAATCCTTAAGAGAGATCTGGAAACCCCCAATAATACTTATCGTCGGTGAGATTTCGATCTCCAATCCTACGCCTCCTGCGAAGTTAAAAAAGGTCGGATCGCCCCTCACTTCTACACTTCCGTCCTTAGTATCCAGGTTTGCCCCTGCTTCTGAAAAAACTATACCACAGAAAGGGTTTAGGCTCCACCCAAAGTCCGTCTCAAAGCGTTTTATCAGACCGCCTCCACCGGACAGTCCAACACTACGCGCACTCGCAAGTAACTTATTTGTAGAAGCATCAAGCATCCGAGAAAATGTAGTGTGAACGCCTCCGGAGAAAAAATAATCTAAGCCTGTTTGTCCTAAGGGCATAATATGGATTAACGTAACGCCACTTCCGAGGGCTGGCGGAAGATGAACACTTGAACTATCATACAAGTCTTCATTAGCAAAACTGACACCGCCTGTGAGAGCAACCTTTGTTCGATCACTAATACCGTAGCCAACACTTCCTCCCATCCCGCTCAAATTTTGACTTCTACCAAAACTAAGTCCAACAGCCACCTCTCCTCTCGATAATCCGTATAAATCTGTCTGAGAATACGCCGTAACAGGACACAGAACGAATAAGAAGACTATGCAAGTCCATCTTTTATTTACTTGCATTCTCATTCTCCTCTTACGGTGGATTCCACAATTAACTTGAGTTTGAAAATAAAAATTGAAGCGTCTTGTAGGTTGGGTTGAACGGAGACCTCCTAAAAAATCGCATACAGCATAGTGTTTTCAGAAGAGCAGAGAAACCTGAAATCACCAAAAACCGAGTGAAACCCAACGCACTATGATACCCACACCGTTTGGCATGTTGGGTTTCGCTACACCTATCTACTCAAATGGTTCATTGAAGAACGGAACACTGTATATAGCGAAAAGGCACTTGTGATTTTACCGCTCAACCTAACCTACGTCCATACGATCAGCATATTCGATCCAAGAACACCTAATCTGTTACAACGTTTCTGCAATAGATCGTGTTTACGTTAAATGACAATAAACAAAATCTATCAAAGGATTTAGAATGAAAACCTTCATCGCGGCTGGAAACTTATGAGTGAGAAGAAAGTAATTATAGCGATACCTGCTGTAGAAGTTCGGGATTAGCGAAGGCAGTATGGGGCGCGCCATCAAAAATCAATTCGCCATCTTGTAATAGGAGAACGCGGTGTGCGTATTTCAAGGTGAGTTCTGTGTCGTGCGTTGCGAAAATGAGGGTTTTATCCTCTCGCTGGATCTCATCGCAAAGCTCGTCCATTAACTGATGGAGATGCTGCGCATCCTGTCCTGTGGTGGGTTCATCGAGGAGGAATAGGTCAGGATGCAATGAGAAAGTCGCAGCAACAGCAACCCGCTGACGCTGCCCACGCGATAACGAATAGGGTGCCTCTGGAGCGAAATTACCCAAGTCAAACTGGGTGAGTGTCGTGTTGACTCGCTCTTCAAGAAACTCTGTAGAGAATTTAAGATTTTTTGGACCGAATGCCACCTCATCACGAACGGTTCCCGCCTGCAACAGCAAATCGGGATTCTGAAAAACGATACCAACTTTGCCTGCTAACCGATGGAGTTTCACGCGGCTGGGTGATTTTCCATCAACAATCATCTCACCTGCCGATGGGCGCAGCAAGCCAGCAATCAGGTGAATCAAGGTTGTTTTTCCAGAACCGTTCGCGCCCATAATCGCGACGACTTCTCCACGTGGCACCTCACAAGAAATCGAGCGCACTGCATTTTGATCAGTGTTTGGATAACGGAACTGAAGCTCGTGAATGCTGAGGAGAGGGGCTTGCGATGCGGTTCCTCGATCGCGCGCAAGAGGTATTTCTACGGATGGGTTCCCGCTTTCTGGTATCTGCACACCTAAACGTTGATATAGGGTAGGGTTCTGAAACGCCTCCGCTTTCGGTAAATCCGAGCAGAGTCGTCCTTCATCCATCAGCCATACACGGTCACACAGCGGGGCAACCTCTTTCGTCCGGTGGGTTGCCAAGATGACCGTTATGTCCATCTCTCGATTGAGTCGCGCAACAATATCAAGAATGTCCCGCGTCCCCTTGGGATCAAGGTGGCTTGTTGGCTCGTCTAAGAGCAAGACGTGCGGTCGCATCGCACAGACAGCAGCAAGCGCAACACGCTGTTTCTGACCACCGGAAAGCGAGGCGATCTCCCGCGACGCAAAATCGGGCAATCCCACCTGTTCTAAGGCAACAGTGATCCGTCTTTTAATTTCTTCGGGGGAAAAACCGAGGTTTTCAAGCCCAAAAGCGATTTCATCTTCAACCAGTGTGCAAAAGAGTTGATCGTCGGGATTTTGGAAGAGGAGGGCGACCTGTTGGCAGGTGGTAGCGAGCGATTGTGCTGCGATGGCTTTACCGTTAAGACGAACCGACCCTGTGAGTGTTCCTACCGAAGCGTGCGGGATTAAGCCGTTCAATGTCCGCAATAACGTAGACTTACCACACCCTGTTGGACCCGTCAGCAGCACAAACGTCCCAGCAGGGACGCGTGTTGTAATACCTTGCAGTGTCGGCGTATCACGACTCGGATAGGTAAAACCGAGATTTTCTATCTCAATGGACACCATGGTTTGATTAACTAAGCCCTTCAATCTGTACAGGAACAGAACCGAAGAGTTGTTCTAAATGCCGTTTGACAGAGTCATGGAAAGCGTCAAAGGTTTCCTGGGCGTTTTGCTTGAAATCGTCGTGAAGTTGTTCGTGTTGGGCACGGACACGGGCAAAAAGACTGTGGACATACGCTTGGAGTTCGCCGAGTTTTTCTGTCTGTGCCTTTGCGAAAGTGCTGACAGCTTCTTTGAAAGCATTGAGCTCCGCGTCAAGGTATTCCTTGAACATGGATTTCTGGAAACCGGCAAGCGCACTGTGTGCAGCGTATCGAAAATCCTCGTGAATTGAGTCGTATTCCTTCCTCACACGTGTAAAGAGTTTCCGCGAATAGTTCTGAATTTCATTCATACGATTCCCTTGTGCGTGAGCGAATTGCGAAACCTCTTCCTTAAACGTGTCCATTTCGTGATCCAAGAAATTCCTGAAATCCTCAACAGCAATAGTGTTACGCGTCGTCTTCTCCAAATGGTAGCCCATGACTGCCAACCGGACCGCTTCAGGGAACATATTCGGATAGTCTTTGAGTGTCTTCACTAAAAACCGTGCGTACTCCAAACCCTGTCTGGAGAAAAGTTGTTTCTGGATCGAACGGATAAACGCGTGTAACTCCTCTTTCCGAATGGATCTCACATTGTGTGAAGTCTGAGGCATGTGCTCAAGTAGGGTTAAACACCGAGCGAAGTAGTTCTTGAGAGTGGGATCATAGAGCGTAGAAACAACCCGCCGATACTCAGAAAGGAGTTCCTCGCGCGGCATTTCCGGCACGAAATTGAGGCTCATGTCGGTGTTATTTCCGCTGGATTCCACAAGCAACCGATCTTCCTGTTTCAACCGGTGCCAGAGGTCTGTTTCTTTCAAAGCAGTGAGCAAGCCAGCCATTGCCATCGGTATACCGGCTTCCTGAATA
Protein-coding regions in this window:
- a CDS encoding energy-coupling factor transporter ATPase, with amino-acid sequence MVSIEIENLGFTYPSRDTPTLQGITTRVPAGTFVLLTGPTGCGKSTLLRTLNGLIPHASVGTLTGSVRLNGKAIAAQSLATTCQQVALLFQNPDDQLFCTLVEDEIAFGLENLGFSPEEIKRRITVALEQVGLPDFASREIASLSGGQKQRVALAAVCAMRPHVLLLDEPTSHLDPKGTRDILDIVARLNREMDITVILATHRTKEVAPLCDRVWLMDEGRLCSDLPKAEAFQNPTLYQRLGVQIPESGNPSVEIPLARDRGTASQAPLLSIHELQFRYPNTDQNAVRSISCEVPRGEVVAIMGANGSGKTTLIHLIAGLLRPSAGEMIVDGKSPSRVKLHRLAGKVGIVFQNPDLLLQAGTVRDEVAFGPKNLKFSTEFLEERVNTTLTQFDLGNFAPEAPYSLSRGQRQRVAVAATFSLHPDLFLLDEPTTGQDAQHLHQLMDELCDEIQREDKTLIFATHDTELTLKYAHRVLLLQDGELIFDGAPHTAFANPELLQQVSL
- a CDS encoding nucleotidyltransferase domain-containing protein codes for the protein MVTRQEIQATCDDIVREFAPLQVILFGSYAYGTPTEDSDVDLLVVMDIPKSEFLNKAIEIRQRISYSFGMDLLVRSPEEIAYRVSYNDWFLREITEKGELLHGSDADCNVKNLQGTDYRTG